The window GTCTCacagaaaaatgacaataggtCCATcataaaacataccttttaaaCAGCGCCAACAGAGTCAAGAAAATATGCAATTTCCTATAGTAATTATATCATTGAATGGTTTATGTactagtttatttaaataaaaaataattgtttttaaaagaacattacTTTGTAGGTGAGAACACACAATTTCTGCCTAACAACTATAGCTATTATAGTGATTTTTTAACTCTTTTTgagtaaagtaaataaaattcaaaGGCAATAATACTGTATTTTAGTGGAATCCAAAAGTTTGGAAGCACATTATCAATTATTTGTATAATCTTTACAgaattaaagtcatttttacagAGAAGTTTAGAAATGATTTAAACTGGATGTTATGTTTGGTGCAAAAAGAATTCACTTACCATTGGAGTGTCGTGAAGCCCTGGCATATCAGACTTTTGGGTCGAGATCCTCTAAGCCTATTTTAGGCTGCCACAAGCTTGGGCAGCTATAGAGTGTCACCAGGAAGTCAATCAGGAGTTTATTCTGTCAAAACCACTCCCTAACCGACCGCTGCTACATAAACACAACCATTTACCTGCAATATGTCTGATGTTCCCTAGATCTCCCGCATATTCCTTTGGGATGGAGAATGAATGAAGAATTATCTTTAAAGGATTTTCCCCTTTCTTACTTACCAAGGTCACAAGTAGCAAGAATGTGCTTTATtgtatacaaaaacacaatgttaGAGTTGGTTGTTTATAAACGCAAGGCTGCaaacttaattaaaacaatGTGTAGATAGTGTGTTAGAAAAGTATTTCAATACTGTGAGGTTTTTACAGACTCGAATGGAGGAGACAGTACCTAGCATAAGGCATAAAAAACAGGCTGGCAATTTTGTAGAAactaaaaatagttttgttttaaaaacagaagaaaaactcTATCTCTACGatgaaatttaataaataacagatcatttttaaaagaactCATTTAGTGGTCCCAACACCAATCAATATTTTATCTTCCTTTTAAGAGGGGAAGTGTCTTGAAAATAATCTTAACATTTAACAAAGGTTTCGAATTAACATGTTTCCATTCTTTTAATTGGGCTGAACGTAAAATTAATTTTCGAGTTTATTGATCTCGTTTTAAAATGCAACGGCCCCGACGGCCACTAGATGTCAGCAACTTACAGAATATTTGTGCCTAGCGCGGATGCGCAGTGTGTTGTGGAGGTCGTTGTTCATATGACGGACGAGCACCGTGTAAGTACAAACTAATAAATACTGATTTGTGTGGCAATACGATAGAAGAAATTCTATGATCATTTTTCTTCAGAGCTACCATTACTGAACTTCAGCAATTCAGCAAAGCCTAGCaagcattttaaaaatgcagttttcaaatGTAAGTAAGCTAATACACTCCAATAATGTGAGAAACATGATCATTCTTAAAATGATATGCTAAGTATGGAGGTAAACATATGGATAATGTGCAAGGATGCACCAGCGATTACACCTTAGCGTGGCAATACGGGCCTGTTTTGTGAAATGATCATGAACCTATTCGttgctttaataaaactgtGTAATGTTGAACTTACTACGAATGATATTAAATTCCCGTAACgctaatgttgttgttttggtgtGGGTGGGGAGGACCACTGGGTTTTTAGGCGAGCAGAGAATTGATTCCTCCTCCTCGCGCAGCTTTCGAGGTCGCAGTGGGTGATTTTGAGGGTGAGCTTGACGTCATTGTGGTGTCTCCACCTAGTTGGTAGACACGAAAACTAATGCATCAacattaagattaaaaaaagatttaccaATGGTTTTGACCATAGCGATTgctcagatgtcaatatttgatgGTTTCAATTCCAATGTGAGGTCATAAAgcgttttaaagcatttttatttagaataagATGAACTTACAAAGATTTTCCATAGGTCAAACCGAGACTCTCGGGAAGGCcacattatataaaatatacatttaaaataggcTATAAAAACtaagtaatttaaaagaactaatagaattatgttttttaaagaaccatcaATTCATGCTTTGCTCATTTTAATACACAGAATGAAAGTATGTCGTCTCTCAGAAGCTGACACTTTTTGTCACATCTAGGCctataacaaatgtttttttatttttaaatagaaaactcaTGCGTTGCCTCAGAAATGTGTCTGATGTCTTGACTGTATCAACAGGGgtttagaaaatataaacagatgattcaatatcGGTCCAATTTATTTGTAGGCATGTTTGAAAAGCTCACACCCATAACGTTGGAATTTACATTATTAcagcattttattaataattatatatttacgTGTATTTAAGTTTGATATTCTACAACTTATAAACACACCcaacatattacatttatttaaagtataGATATTGTAGCGCAAAACATtcaatttgtattaaaacaaatatttaattcatttataattatttttataattaagatgtttctaaatatgtgtcataatttacttgcacTGTAAAAATAGGGTAACATGTATAGTTAGATATTAGATGAAATATttgaactgattttttttacatttattttatatggaaGAGAAATAAGACAGCGGACATTGTAGtagcacaaaacaaaaccctcCTTTTTCAGGCTGTAGTGTTTTAAATGAGGGGGGAAGGTGACTTTGCTGATAGTGGTAGGGGGGTTTATTACACAGGGCGTGGTGTCCGTCTAGCCAATCAGAGGCCTTTGCTCTTACAAACGCTGGCCTTTAACCACCGGCACAGATATAAACAGACTACAAACAACAAGACCCAAACAAACGTCGGCTCAGGTCTCAAGATTTTGCGTTTAGGCATCATGACAAACGTGGACGTATCAAACAACCTGGAGCGTCATGTTGCACGGTGGACATTTCCTCTTCTTGCCCGCACAAGGGCTTGTCGTAACCTTTTCGGACCCGTAGATCATGAGGAACTGCATTGTGAAATGAAACGCAAACTCCTGGAGATCTCTGAGCACGACCAAAGCCGGTGGAATTTTAACTTTGAGAGCAACTCTCCATTACCTGGAGATTACGAATGGGAGGAAATTTCAGAGGATAGTTTACCTTGTTTCTACAAAAATAAAGGGCAGATTAAGAGAGAGCGCGCTGGGGTGTCTGTCGACGCAACAGAAGATGCGTCCGCCACCGTTGACTGTGGATTTCACGGGTTATCAAGGAGTCCGGTTCAAGAACTAGCGGATGTCCCGAGTAAATCCAGCGAACTGAATCAGGAAAACCTCGCTTGTGCGATCAACTCGAGACCTGCTCGCTCTTCAGGCATCAAAAATAGACGAAAGAGGACATTAATCCCAGAGTCTACCAGAAACAGCACGCCACAAATTACAGGTAAATGTCTtgaaattgcaaataaaaacaaggcGACGCGTTTCTGTTATTATAAAGTAAAGAGCATATAAGAATGTATAATGAAATCTTATGATTTTTCACCAGATTTCTTCCCGAAAAGAAAGCGGATCATTGAATCCAAATTGGACGAACGTTCCTCCCTTCAAGCCATCACATCCTCCAGCCTTGAAGTGACGCCACGTAAAACAATAAGATAATGGTACGTATTAACTCTGTCTACTTGAATCACTAGTTTTCGTTTTATTTTACTCCTTTTATTAATAGTGCACATTTACTCATTGCAAATATATGCCATTTCGAATGGGCTAATTTACAAGCAAAACGTGTAATTCGTGGTAACCCAGTCTCGAAGGAGTTCAATTCTCCGTCTtatatgaaatgtttgtttctatGTAACAAGTGTTAATTTTGGTCATTTGCTTTGCTTTACAGATGTTTGCACTCTACGAAAAATGCAGCAGTCCACCTGTGTTTATCTGCGGAGCGGATAAAAGAAACAAGGGGACGAGACCTTTCTGAAATCAGATATACATGTAGCAATAATGGCTCCGCCAACAGAGACTTTGTTTTCCTGTACAATGTCTAAACGGTgcaatttttaagtttaaactgTTTAGAGGGCTAGGCCACACAGCTCTAAATAgactagaaaaaaaacatttttctttttaaatatgctaatttattttatttatgtttccaGATAGTTTgacactttttattatttacagctattgttattgattttattatttgtgcccatatgttttattatgtgttttatttaagggTTGTTTGCAACATTGTGTAAAGAATTTCTGAGCcgtgtgttttaaaatattttctgtagCCCACGTTGTATCTttgaatcaaaatgtaaattaaattatatttttgctaACTTAGTCGTTTTCGTGTCTTGGCTTATGAAAGTCGTATGCAGAATTGAGAAAATAGAGGGGGTGTGGATAAACGGCAAAAGATGTTTGCCCTACACTTTTCAAGCGTCAACATTTCGTCTTTGGGAAAAAATAGTCAAGTTTGGCCTCTAAACAGGATGGACTCAGCTGTTCCGCCCTTAGTGTTTGTGGGGAGGGATATGCGGACAGCTGCGTACTATAGGGAGGATTTAAATGCCATTTTCTTTCCATAATGAAGGAGGCAGGTGCCCTTGGAACCCCGCTTTGTCCACATAAGACCTTCATTTTCAGCACCCTCTCAGCTATCCCGCTAATGAAACACTTACCAAGACTTGAACAAAATGGGCTTCTTCTATTTACACGCCAACCACCTGCCTCCCCTCCCCCTACATACACACTGTGAATAACATTTACCATAGATACCACCACACGCCAAATCTTTAATGTCATTGAGCTTGGAGAAAAGCTATCACGAAACAAagatatagaaaaataaatagtgACCAAAACGAAATTTATTCGTTAAGAAAAATCGGTGCTATGGCAGCTTTCATATCTATAGAATTAAAACACttcgtttttttttagaaagaagagagatttaCGGGTCAATTCGGACAAAAGGTCGTTTTATTTGCTACGTTTTGAGTATTTCACTTTTATCTGTTTCCATTTGTGTCTCTTAAATATCAACGTCGTGAATTGTGTCTCAAATTACATAACAACAATAAGGCttattttaaacagtattaaTATGACACATTTGTGATTAAAGTAATACTCTTTGGGGCTtactaaacaacacaacattgaTCATAATAAACTAGATATAATAATACTAATTTAATTTGgggaaatgaaatgtaaaacaggCGAGTGCGGTTTCTTTCGATATTACGCGAATAGCTGGAAAGTTCGTGACTCTCGCAAACTAAAATTTAGTTAAATACTAAAATCAGTCTTCAGGCGAATGTGCAATTTAACGAATTTTACACTCCTCTGGCAAACGTGTCGTGCGATTTCGTCGTTTGTAGTTTAGGTAAAGACTGCCAGTGTTTCACCAGATATAGCCTTTCTCTAAAGAAGTTTCCCATTTCCATGACCATCTGGCACCAAAAAAGGCGAAACGGAACAAAAGAAGCTAAAGGCGTAAGGCGAAGCGAGTGCCATCGCATTCACCTGCAAATGAGGCTTTGTGCTCTAATAGAAGCACTCGGTGCTCACAAATcctgtttggttttgtttctaGTCCGTATCTAGTCGTGTGCTAGAAAACAGAGATAGGCTACTCCAATCCGCCAGCCTCCCTTGTCATGCCAACGATTGACCACAATTCGGATAATGAAACAAACTGTAGGTTTAGAGAGATGAAATTCAACTGAATATAAAATGACAGGGTACGCTTTTTAAAACGCACCGTGCATAAACCTTGAATATACTAAACTAAACGGAAATAATAATAAGTGCCAAATCAATGTAGCCTAAAAGTGTATTAATGCAATTCACTCCGTGTTTATAAAATACCTTGTAATGGAAAACTTGAATAAAATCtggtaaaaataattatgttaaagaaatgaaaaaaacttaATGAACGATTTTTGgtgtttaattatttcatttaaaatatgtaaacgTTTGCGACAATTCGTGCAAAAGACATCATTTAACTTAATATTATCAGATCACCGTGCACTTAAACAATAATACCGTTCATATTTTGTAATGAAACAGTGAAGAAATCGAACATAATGTATTGTAATGAACATTATTGTTTGATTGGTAATTTGAGGATATAAAATCCCCCCGGGTTTGACGGGGACCTCATTATTTGAGCTTTTACACTAAAATCATTATGTCCAGATTGTCAGGGTTTTCAATATGTTCCGTTATAGCTCAGCTGGGTTTCTTGACCAGATGGATTACCTCCTCTGGCTCATGGGACCTCGACTTTTATCATCAAATCCCATAGAGACACATTTATACAGCCCATGCAATCTGTACATCACTAAATGAAGTTAATTTAAATCCTTCTTCCTCCTAACTAAAGCATTATTAAAAATTTGTCTTAATTGTTGCAtgttgtatttgaaaaaaagtgaaatactGTGCAATATTGTAATCcaaataaaaaggaaacaacTAGACATGTAAATAGTATTCCAGATATATGTGTGACTATTATAAATACACCcctaaaattattttagctTTGTAACCTTGTCAAAAAAAGTGAGATTTAGTTTTCAATTCCAAATTACCCCAATCGCATTCCAGTTTTAAAGGAATGAACAAATACACATGAAATAAATTCTTATCCCATGGTTTCCCCATtcattactttttgtttttctgtatgtAACAGGGAAATCACTTTACCACCATTGCTGATCTTTCTTTGACACATACATCTGCAATTTGCAGCAAAACCATCAACCCATTCATCAGTTGTAGCCCTTTCTTGCCGTTTCTCTTTCACTCAAAAAACCCATAAAACAAGTGTAGGCACTGGCAAGCTGTGTCTTCAAGGCTGGATACACCTCTATGGGTTCACTAGCTTGGATTAATGGCATTTGGTCCTAAAGTTTGCTCAGCAGTCTCTGAGACAGTGACAGCAATACGTCCTTTTAAACGAATAACAAAGGCTTATCATTTATCCGGCGGCATATGGGCCAGACCCCCTCTCTAGCAGGTCTGCTTTCTGTGGTGCCTGCCAAAACTGTTGTCCTGTTGATTTCATTGTTGACATAGTTGTCCTGCCATGAGGAGGTATACGCTTAAGGATAGCAAGTGCTATTTTTAGTCCCTTTTCATATTGTGACTAAGTCCTTTTTTTCCTATTGCGACTATGTCCACTTTTTTATGTTGTGGTATGATTGTCATAGATTTGGTATTATCAAATAAAGCTCCGGCAG of the Triplophysa dalaica isolate WHDGS20190420 chromosome 1, ASM1584641v1, whole genome shotgun sequence genome contains:
- the cdkn1ca gene encoding cyclin dependent kinase inhibitor 1Ca gives rise to the protein MTNVDVSNNLERHVARWTFPLLARTRACRNLFGPVDHEELHCEMKRKLLEISEHDQSRWNFNFESNSPLPGDYEWEEISEDSLPCFYKNKGQIKRERAGVSVDATEDASATVDCGFHGLSRSPVQELADVPSKSSELNQENLACAINSRPARSSGIKNRRKRTLIPESTRNSTPQITDFFPKRKRIIESKLDERSSLQAITSSSLEVTPRKTIR